A region of the Thioploca ingrica genome:
AGAGAAGCCTGTCTTGCCGCTGGAATGGACGATTATATGTCTAAACCAGTTAAACCGGAAGTATTATCTGCCGCTTTTAAACGTTGGCAACTGCATATAGAACAACAAACTTAAGAATACTTTAAATTCGTATTAGTGAGTTGTGGTGATGATTTTTTTCTAGCGGTATTTTATTTTATACCTTGAGTTGGGTAGCATTTTGAACCACTTGCTGTTTATGGGTAATGCATAGCTTTTTGGGGAAAGAGAGCACGGTAGGATGTGCTGAGCAACGCGAAGCGCATCTTTGATAATATCGCGAAATGATGCGCTTCGTTCCTCAGCGCATCCTACGGTGCTATTCAACTTTGTTGTGACCAGTTAAGTTAATTTTTCTAACACCACCACCGCCGCTGCTACCGTTTTCACATGCGATAAGCTGACATGGATATGAGTCACTTCTAATTGTGCGGCTACTTTTGCCGCTGTGCCCTGAGTTACAATGTAGGGTGCGCCACTGTCGCGATTAAGCACTTCAATCTCTTTAAAAGTGACGTTTTGAGTTAAGCCGGTGCCAATCGCTTTCATAAAGGCTTCTTTAACCGCAAATTTGCCCGCATAGTGTTCAACCGGATAATGATAACGTTGACATAGAGCTATTTCTTGTTCCGTAAACAGACGCTGTAAAAATTTTTCACCATATTTGTCAATGCCATTGTGAATGCGAGCGGGTTCAATAATATCAATACCTAGACCGATTATCATAAGTTGCTCAAATTAACTACGGGGGGAAACGGTAATATTTCAAACCGGACCGGTTTTCAAGACCGGTCCGATTTTCAGGCACGAGTTTATTTGTGTTTAAGTATTTATTTTGGTTGGTTGGTAAATTTTGCCACCTTGCGTATTAAATTCTGCCGATTTTTCTTTTAGTCCGGTTTCGACGGCTTGATTGAGATCCTGGATACCTTTTTGTTGGGCATAATCTCGAACATCTTGCGTGATTTTCATGGCACAAAATTGTGGTCCACACATGGAGCAAAAATGGGCAGTTTTGGCAGCAGCTTTGGGAAGCGTTTCATCGTGAAAGGCTTGTGCTCGTAAGGGATCTAAGCCTAAGTTAAATTGGTCTTCCCAACGAAATTCAAATCGGGCTTTAGAAATCGCATTATCACGCAATTGTGCGCCAGGATGACCTTTAGCGAGATCAGCGGCATGAGCGGCAATTTTATAAGCAATAATGCCTTCACGCACGTCATGTTTATTCGGTAAGCCAAGATGTTCTTTGGGCGTAACGTAACACAGCATGGCGCAACCATACCAACCAATCATCGCTGCACCAATGCTGGAAGCAATGTGGTCATAACCCGGAGAAATATCGGTGATTAAAGGACCCAAAGTATAAAAAGGGGCTTCCTGACAAACTTGAAGTTGTTTTTCCATATTTTCGCGGATGAGGTGCATGGGAACATGACCGGGTCCTTCTATCATCACTTGGACATCGTGTTGCCATGCGATCTGAGTGAGTTCGCCTAACGTTTCTAATTCAGCAAATTGAGCAGCATCATTGGCATCCGCGATGGAACCGGGACGGAGTCCATCACCGAGTGAGAACGCCACGTCATAAGCTTTCATGATCTCACAAATTTCGGTGAAATGGGTATAGAGAAAATTTTCTTGGTGATGCGCTAAACACCATTTTGCCATAATTGAACCGCCGCGCGACACAATGCCAATCAACCGTTTAGCCGTGAGCGGGACATAAGCGAGCCGAACGCCAGCATGAATTGTAAAATAATCAACACCTTGCTCGGCTTGTTCGATTAAAGTGTCACGGAAGATTTCCCAAGTTAATTCTTCTGCTCGACCATCGACTTTTTCCAGCGCTTGATAAATCGGTACTGTACCAATGGGCACCGGCGAATTGCGTAAAATCCATTCGCGGGTTTCATGAATATTTTTCCCCGTGGATAAATCCATCACAGTATCACCACCCCAACGAATAGCCCAGACCATTTTTTCTACTTCTTCAGCGATAGAAGAGGTTGTCACTGAATTACCAATATTTGCATTAATTTTAACGAGAAAGTGACGCCCAATAATCATGGGTTCCAATTCCGGATGATTAATATTAGCCGGAATAATAGCACGTCCGCGGGCAACTTCATCTCGAACCCATTCGGGGGTAATTTCTTTCGGTATCGCGGCACCAAACGCTTCACCACGATGCTGATTTAACAATTGTGGATCGCGGATCTCATTTAACCGCTGATTTTCTCGAATAGCGATAAATTCCATTTCTGGAGTAATCATTCCGCGGCGAGCATAGTGCATTTGCGTGACATTGTGACCCACTTTTGCACGACGTGGTTGATGGTTACCGCGAAAACGTAGCGCCTGCAATTGAGGATCAGCGCGACGAAATTGACCATAATCAGAACTGACGGTTGATAATACCTCGGTATCATTTCGCTCGGCTATCCAAGCCTGACGGATTTTGGGTAATCCCTGACACACATCAATATTCACTTGCGGATCAGTGTAGACACCGGACGGATCGTACACCACGATAGCGGGATTGATGTTCGCATCCGTTAGGGTAATTTGCCGCATCGGTACCCGAATATCGGGACGACTGCCAGTCACATAAATTTTTTGCGATTGTGGAAAAGGTTGGGTGGTGCTCGGATCCAGTTGCGTCATTGGAGTTAAAATCGCTTGAGATCTTGCGCTCATAAATTATTGCCTTCTTAATTAAGAAAATCATATCCAGCGCAAGAGAAACCAGTTAGTATGTGCTTTCCTACGCCGGTACCATCCGGTTCAGGTTCAAAGGGTATGTTCTCAGCCCACTAAGGCACCCCTAGCCGTTTAAATAGACAACACTATATAATACTGTCGTTATTTGCAAGATCATTTACTTTAGGAAGGGACTATGTCGCCATTCAATTTTGAACAAGCCCGCTTTAATATGATTGAACAACAAATTCGTCCTTGGGATGTTTTGGATCAGCGGACTTTAGATCTGGTAGCTAGCGTACCCAGAGAACAATTTGTACCTGAAGATTACCGTAAATTAGCTTTTGCTGACATCAATATTCCTTTAGCACAGGGTCAAATGATGATGTCACCCAAAGTTGAGGCGCGGTTATTACAAGCCCTGCGACTGAATCCCAATGATTCTGTCTTAGAAATTGGTACCGGGAGTGGTTACTTGACCGCATTACTGGCTAAAGCGGTTAAACATGTTGATAGCGTAGATATCTTTCCCGAATTTATTCAAACAGCGGCGGTTAAACTCAAAGCCTTAAATATTAACAATGTGACCTTACAAGTTGGTGATGCGATTAACGGTTGGAATACGGATGTTGATTATGATGTGATTGTGTTAACGGGTTCGGTTCCGGTATTAAAATCCCATTTTCAAAATCAATTAATTGAAGGCGGTTGTCTATTTGCCATTATTGGTGAAGAACCGATTATGCAAGCGCAGTTAATTACTAGAGTCAATCAAACTAAAACTAACCGAGAGCTATTATTTGAAACGGTATTGCCTCCGCTTTTAGGTGCTGCTTCACCCCAACGTTTTATTCTGTAATATTTTAGTTATCAGTTACTGTAATTAATTAATGATTTAACATTGATTGATAATAATTTCATATTACATGATAACGGGTGGCTGTTTCTTGATAACGGCTAAACGTTTATTAATAACTGATAGCGGTTATTTGATAATCGACCGCTATTATTTGATAACAGATAGCTGTTATTTAATAACAATTTGCTATTAGTTAATAACTGATAACTGTTCATTGATAATTGATAGCGGTTATTTAATAACATATAGCGGTTAACTAATAACTGATAACCAATATGCGTAAAAAACTATTGATATTCGTATTTTACCTATTAAGCCAAGCCCTTCAAGCCGAAACTTTGCTAGAGATTTACCAACTGGCTGAACAACAAGATCCGCAACTTAAAATCGTTAATCAAGAACGTCTCGCGCTCTTAGAAAAACAACCGCAAGCCCGTGCCTTGTTATTACCCCAAGTCACTTTAGGCGGTAATGTTACCGAGACTTGGCGAACTCAAGATTGGATGTATGGCAATCACTCTGAAAATACCAGCGCCGGCTATAATGTTTCGCTGAACTATGCGCTGTATCAACGTGATCGGCAAATTCAATTAGAACAAGTTGATAGCCAGATTAGTCAAGCGGAAACTAACTATGAAAGTGCCAAACAACAATTGCTGGAACGAGTCGCTGAGCGCTATTTTACCGTGCTCGCTGCCCATGATAATCTTAAATTTGCTGGGAGTGCCAAAAAAGCCTTTCGACGTCAATGGGAACAAGCTCAACAACGGTTTGATGTTGGCTTAATTGCTATCACCGATGTCGAAGAAGCACGAGCCGGTTATGATTTAGCAGTAGCGGACGAAATTCAAGCGCAAAATGAATTAGATAATGCGTTTGAAGGCTTACGAGAAATCACCGGACATTATCATCGTGTGTTAGCTTTTTTAAATGCTGACGCGCCCCTGTTAGAGCCTCAACCGAAAGAGGTTGAAGCTTGGACTGAAATTGCGTTTAAACAAAATCCTCAACTGCAATCAGCTCAATATGCGGTTGAAACGGCTCGGCAGGAAATCGAAAAACAACGTGCGGCTCACTTGCCAACAGTCGATTTAGTAGGACAACATCGTTATGGTGATATTTTGCGTGGAGATGAGGCACCCAACACGCTAACCACAGAAAATACGATTGGGGTACAACTTAACTAT
Encoded here:
- a CDS encoding type I secretion outer membrane protein, TolC, whose translation is MRKKLLIFVFYLLSQALQAETLLEIYQLAEQQDPQLKIVNQERLALLEKQPQARALLLPQVTLGGNVTETWRTQDWMYGNHSENTSAGYNVSLNYALYQRDRQIQLEQVDSQISQAETNYESAKQQLLERVAERYFTVLAAHDNLKFAGSAKKAFRRQWEQAQQRFDVGLIAITDVEEARAGYDLAVADEIQAQNELDNAFEGLREITGHYHRVLAFLNADAPLLEPQPKEVEAWTEIAFKQNPQLQSAQYAVETARQEIEKQRAAHLPTVDLVGQHRYGDILRGDEAPNTLTTENTIGVQLNYFLYEGGAIRSRVREAKQRHIQALDQLEQQRRVVELQTRQAFLTLLANISRAKALKQALISTETALKAIKIGFESGTRTSVDVVNAQRDLLRAQRDYSRARYDYVLNTLRLKQAVGILNVKDLEGINNWLIQYTIELQEEEDSPPPADTENNTIPEPTVTQPEPAVTPDKVTP
- a CDS encoding protein-L-isoaspartate(D-aspartate) O-methyltransferase; translated protein: MSPFNFEQARFNMIEQQIRPWDVLDQRTLDLVASVPREQFVPEDYRKLAFADINIPLAQGQMMMSPKVEARLLQALRLNPNDSVLEIGTGSGYLTALLAKAVKHVDSVDIFPEFIQTAAVKLKALNINNVTLQVGDAINGWNTDVDYDVIVLTGSVPVLKSHFQNQLIEGGCLFAIIGEEPIMQAQLITRVNQTKTNRELLFETVLPPLLGAASPQRFIL
- a CDS encoding holo-(acyl-carrier-protein) synthase is translated as MIIGLGIDIIEPARIHNGIDKYGEKFLQRLFTEQEIALCQRYHYPVEHYAGKFAVKEAFMKAIGTGLTQNVTFKEIEVLNRDSGAPYIVTQGTAAKVAAQLEVTHIHVSLSHVKTVAAAVVVLEKLT
- a CDS encoding thiamine biosynthesis protein ThiC, coding for MSARSQAILTPMTQLDPSTTQPFPQSQKIYVTGSRPDIRVPMRQITLTDANINPAIVVYDPSGVYTDPQVNIDVCQGLPKIRQAWIAERNDTEVLSTVSSDYGQFRRADPQLQALRFRGNHQPRRAKVGHNVTQMHYARRGMITPEMEFIAIRENQRLNEIRDPQLLNQHRGEAFGAAIPKEITPEWVRDEVARGRAIIPANINHPELEPMIIGRHFLVKINANIGNSVTTSSIAEEVEKMVWAIRWGGDTVMDLSTGKNIHETREWILRNSPVPIGTVPIYQALEKVDGRAEELTWEIFRDTLIEQAEQGVDYFTIHAGVRLAYVPLTAKRLIGIVSRGGSIMAKWCLAHHQENFLYTHFTEICEIMKAYDVAFSLGDGLRPGSIADANDAAQFAELETLGELTQIAWQHDVQVMIEGPGHVPMHLIRENMEKQLQVCQEAPFYTLGPLITDISPGYDHIASSIGAAMIGWYGCAMLCYVTPKEHLGLPNKHDVREGIIAYKIAAHAADLAKGHPGAQLRDNAISKARFEFRWEDQFNLGLDPLRAQAFHDETLPKAAAKTAHFCSMCGPQFCAMKITQDVRDYAQQKGIQDLNQAVETGLKEKSAEFNTQGGKIYQPTKINT